A portion of the Ferrimonas lipolytica genome contains these proteins:
- a CDS encoding ABC transporter ATP-binding protein — protein sequence MTNVVEVTQLGKHFSEQWALRGLSFSLAEGELLALLGHNGAGKTTLIKQILGLVVPDEGQVRVLGKDPADKAHRGELSMGYLPEQVNLYDNLSGFEVLQYFAKLRGCNDERVDALLQQQGLAAAAHQRVATYSKGMKQRLGLAQALLTKPKLLLLDEPTVGLDPSASMAFYQQIADLRQQGTAVIICTHELTLIEPHLDRALILAKGQNRGLGTLVELQQRSGLRSKLQLPDSLPPLLGSDPYIRQYDRNEHAIHFAPSEQAELVQHLCNHCGCSDFSIATVGLGEIYHHCQQQELSQ from the coding sequence AGGCGAGTTGTTGGCGTTGCTGGGCCACAACGGTGCGGGTAAAACCACACTGATAAAACAGATTTTAGGGTTGGTTGTTCCAGATGAGGGACAAGTACGGGTGTTGGGCAAGGATCCCGCCGATAAGGCTCATCGTGGAGAGTTGTCGATGGGCTATCTGCCCGAACAGGTCAATTTGTACGATAACCTCAGTGGGTTCGAAGTACTGCAGTACTTTGCCAAACTACGTGGTTGCAATGATGAACGAGTTGACGCGCTTCTACAGCAACAGGGTTTAGCGGCGGCGGCTCATCAACGTGTCGCGACCTATTCCAAGGGGATGAAACAACGGTTAGGGTTAGCCCAAGCGTTGCTAACTAAACCGAAGCTGCTGCTGTTGGATGAACCAACGGTAGGGCTTGATCCCAGTGCTTCGATGGCCTTCTATCAGCAGATCGCAGATCTGCGGCAGCAGGGCACGGCGGTGATCATCTGTACCCACGAATTAACGCTGATTGAGCCACACCTAGATCGAGCATTGATCTTAGCCAAAGGCCAAAACCGAGGCTTAGGTACTCTAGTTGAACTGCAACAACGCAGCGGGTTGCGGAGCAAACTACAGTTGCCTGACAGCTTGCCGCCGTTGCTGGGTAGTGATCCGTACATCAGGCAGTACGATCGGAACGAACATGCGATTCATTTCGCCCCAAGCGAACAGGCTGAACTGGTACAGCACCTCTGTAATCATTGTGGTTGCAGTGACTTTTCTATTGCTACCGTTGGCCTTGGTGAGATTTATCACCACTGCCAACAACAGGAGCTGAGCCAATGA
- a CDS encoding ABC transporter permease: protein MSMTTTVAGKEFRDGVRSRWLLLLTILLTALSLLICHFGGAGQGSSELVPLEQMLLSLSTLMAVMVPLIAILISYDAIVGEQEQGTLLLLLSYPLSRNQLLLGKFVGHGAILGLTLSLTFCISALSLLPYNVDVEAVALGFVQLGFNSLLLGLVFMALALWLSCRAISKGRALAQLFGIWVTLVLLWDLALLALLVADAGFAGVVGYMVWFNPVDLFRLTTLLAQQSESVTGALSLFADVDLHWGIATTALFSWLFLLGFAAAKQLATK from the coding sequence ATGAGTATGACTACAACTGTTGCTGGGAAAGAGTTCCGCGATGGGGTGCGTAGCCGCTGGCTGCTGTTGTTAACCATACTGCTGACGGCACTATCGTTGTTGATCTGCCATTTTGGCGGAGCTGGGCAGGGCAGCAGCGAATTGGTGCCACTGGAGCAGATGCTGCTGTCGTTGAGTACTTTGATGGCGGTAATGGTGCCGCTGATCGCTATTTTGATCAGTTACGACGCCATTGTTGGTGAGCAGGAACAAGGCACGCTACTGTTGTTGTTAAGCTACCCGTTATCGCGAAACCAACTGCTGTTGGGAAAGTTCGTCGGCCATGGGGCGATTTTAGGATTAACGTTGTCCCTGACGTTTTGCATTAGTGCGCTGTCGCTACTGCCCTATAACGTTGATGTCGAAGCCGTTGCGCTAGGTTTTGTCCAACTCGGTTTTAACAGCTTGTTACTCGGTTTGGTATTTATGGCATTAGCGCTGTGGTTGAGCTGCCGTGCGATAAGCAAAGGGCGGGCACTGGCTCAGTTATTTGGAATTTGGGTGACCTTAGTTTTGCTGTGGGATCTGGCTCTGTTAGCTCTGTTAGTTGCGGATGCGGGCTTCGCTGGCGTCGTCGGTTATATGGTATGGTTTAATCCCGTTGACCTGTTCCGATTAACAACCCTACTCGCCCAGCAGTCGGAGTCGGTAACAGGGGCATTGTCGTTGTTTGCTGATGTGGACCTTCATTGGGGAATCGCCACTACCGCGTTGTTCTCATGGCTGTTTTTAT